The genomic window ggattacacactgagtttcgtaaactcaccctctccttttaactgtgcaggtagtCCTTAGCCTTAGGCAATTTGGTGCTGCgaaggactcggaggtggccacacgactgttgctattcacattttcttttattttaatttaaattataagttgggttttgtttttgtaataaggcctttaagttggtttaaatttttaattgggcttttacttACATATTTCAAACTGCTAGATAGGAGaagatgaatttttaaaaatagttactGTTTTCAACGACACAAGTTTTTAAACAATAGAATTTAAAAAGCTTTTGCGATTTTAGACTAACTTAATAAAACAATTTCGGGTAACAAGACAAACGTTTTGTCTAAttgatttgttaattaattaatgaaggGGTTTATGTTAAGCTTAGAAACAAAATTTTTCCAACAAGTTAAATCttcgaaagacacttcaatgtgacacatcaGGTTCGAccgtaacatctaggccgggtttggggtgttacatattgattaattttaataattcaaaatctaatcattttggttttttatttttatttttgggtccAATTAAGAAAGGACTTATAATATATCCCAAATATTCATTATctaaattcatattatttattgAGAGAACAAAGTTATATTCAAATACTCAAATTCACTGATTATAAAATgcttataattttaatttgatatatatatttaaattacaaacacaattataattacaattacaaaggtaaatataaaaaatgcatATTCGAAGATCTATAATCAAAACCAACCATTATAAAGTACGATTGAACAAAGAATCAAATAATTATCttgatttaaactaaaataaatttaaactaaaaattaaatttattattatacattttattttttaatctttaaaggagaaatatgatttttattcacattaaaattttttccctttatttcATTAGTGTCTAACATACCGTAAGACTTGCATCTAAGTCTTAATTTCTAGATAgggacaaaattagaaatttactTTTGAAGAtcaaactaaattgtaaatttttggaacttttgtattgatttataaatttatattctatctgttcattcatttttatacatgatttttaatttattacttaattttaataattttaaatctaacagccctcaatttttatttttatttttatttttgggtccAACAACCAAATacagatatatttatttttgagaTTCTTCAGTGGAGATCACTCCAAGTGCTTCTTCACTTGCTCCTTAAGctacaaaaagaaaaagtaaattttagaaaaaaaaattgtttaaataatcaatatagattataaatttttggagatattaaaaattatgttaaagaAGACTTAaattagattattatttttttagaggatcgttaaaatttttatatcagttaaaattttaataaagtattgtatttttaagaaaacttatataaaatttgCACTATTTACTAATATTCAAAGAGAAAAtactttcttaattaaaaatacCTTTTTAACGGCTTGTTTGTGGCGACGATAACCCTGCAATACattattacaaataaaaaaaaatcaaaataaaatagaaataaaatctAAATGTTTAAAGAATTtgcttctcttctttttctttttctttttacatttttttcagaCATCTGCTTTTTGGGTAGTTTAATAGTTCATCTTACCTTGTCTGTTCCATATAGATAATCACAATATGTAAATATAGATGCAAAATTGCTTTGGCATTGTCTCCCAACAAAATGATGAAAATCATGATACTCTGGTCCTCCATAAAATGGTATCAATTTGGTGGGACTCCAAGGAAAATTATACCTACATAAAATCAAAAGATATCCATgattaaacttcaaaatattataattgaatCTTTAAAGTATCATTATTATACTAATCACTTCACTCATCCTAGTAATCAATTTAGGCGTTAAATGTCCGTTTGAATATGATGCTGAGCATATTTAAAACACATGAATCAAATTGTAAACACGTGTGTACCTATCGTTGGAATCTGAGCTATCCAAACAGTCACTGGCAAAGCAAAGCCTTGACCCCTTGGTTAAATGGGAAATTTTCTCTTTAACTCCTCCCAACatataaatcattcaaattaAGTCTTTTAGCTCttgaataaatacaaaatttacatttttgaccctttcaaaaaaatattaataatataatttaagcattttaacaCATTGTTTAACCTTGGTCCCTCCAAAAATTATAAAGTTTCATCTTGACCCCTAAATAAAATTCCTGGCTGCACCGTTACATACAACATGTACAAATGtgtttacaaatttattcatatgaTCTACATCAGATTTAAGCTAACATTAACACCTAAATTGGTAGCTAGATTGACAAAAAGACCGGATAGAAACaaagacaaaatttaaaatctaagctCTGGTAAACTTATATTTAACACCTAAATTAATGCAATAGTGATATTTTTAGGATTCAATTCGAATGTTTCAAAGTTTGAAAACCGTTTTAAAATCAAAACTACAAATTGAGGATGTTGGGTGGAATTAGAAAGAAGAGCAAAGTTAGTTACCCGCTGTGGGTCTCGATCGATTCAACTTGGCGTAGAGATGACCATAGCCACAATGTGGTCATATGGCATGGAACCATGGCTGGACCAAGGAATGTTGGGATCCCTAAAACTAAGATTTCAGCCCAATGGGCATAAGGTGCTGCAAACCCTATTGGGGCATTATATTCATGGTGCATGTAATGAATTTTCTCGTAGCCCCATTCACTATGTAGGAACCGATGAATCCAATAGTTGGTGTAGTCCTCCACTAGAAAATACACTATCAATTGGCTAATTACCTCCCATTTTGTTGGCAGTGGCAAGCTCGTACGAATCCCAACCCACTGCCCATCAACATTAAAAAACCTTTCAATAATCAACATGTTGTATGGCTCTCTCTCTATTAGGTGTCGGATTGCATTTTACTTtctctattaaaaaaaataggtatCTTAATCCCTGTACATTAAATCAATGAGCAAACTGATCTTTTTTGTAAGAAAAATTTAGTCATTCCTACTGTTGAAAACTGGTATGGCTAACAAAATAATTGAACAGTGACACGTGATGTGCCATGTGTACCTCATGCTAACatatagggattaatttttaacagtagaattgaaggaccaatttaatttttgatctaacgtatagggattagtttgctcattttttgaataaatgagaCAAAATGCAATTCAACTCTTAGTACAAACACTTCCATAATAAATTTACCTCGTAGTGATtgaaatcaaacttaaatatgtTGTGTTCTCGATACGAactaattaaattaggtttaaaGTTTCTTGTTATTAAAAGTTCTATTTGGATAAGCGTCAAGATTGATTTCAATGACAAGACTTAGGTTTGAGTCCGGAATTCTAACCATGTATACGTGGAATTTGTAACACTTGTTTTGATTAAAACAAActttattagtattattaaatGGAGAGTATATGGTGAATCCATCGGTAACACTCACCATTCTATcccatttctttttaaaatttttgaactgtTCATGgtaatttgtttctattttgtttggttttcgattttctttttaccaatttttgattttgggtttttgaACTTCATTccaacaaattttcttttatggCTTTCTGGcattattttat from Gossypium hirsutum isolate 1008001.06 chromosome D12, Gossypium_hirsutum_v2.1, whole genome shotgun sequence includes these protein-coding regions:
- the LOC107945640 gene encoding methylsterol monooxygenase 1-1 isoform X2, which codes for MLPYDSLEGAELALGRNLTVAERFKLQPRVKRSFRELFKCYKDVLHQLIFVVVPLIVVSFPALEWVGIRTSLPLPTKWEVISQLIVYFLVEDYTNYWIHRFLHSEWGYEKIHYMHHEYNAPIGFAAPYAHWAEILVLGIPTFLGPAMVPCHMTTLWLWSSLRQVESIETHSGYNFPWSPTKLIPFYGGPEYHDFHHFVGRQCQSNFASIFTYCDYLYGTDKGYRRHKQAVKKVFLIKKVFSL
- the LOC107945640 gene encoding methylsterol monooxygenase 1-1 isoform X1, with the protein product MLPYDSLEGAELALGRNLTVAERLWFNYSAHKSDYILYTHNWLFLFLVFSLVPLPWALVELYWFDAVNRFKLQPRVKRSFRELFKCYKDVLHQLIFVVVPLIVVSFPALEWVGIRTSLPLPTKWEVISQLIVYFLVEDYTNYWIHRFLHSEWGYEKIHYMHHEYNAPIGFAAPYAHWAEILVLGIPTFLGPAMVPCHMTTLWLWSSLRQVESIETHSGYNFPWSPTKLIPFYGGPEYHDFHHFVGRQCQSNFASIFTYCDYLYGTDKGYRRHKQAVKKVFLIKKVFSL